A genomic stretch from Panthera uncia isolate 11264 chromosome E3, Puncia_PCG_1.0, whole genome shotgun sequence includes:
- the CLDN3 gene encoding claudin-3, whose product MSMGLEITGTSLAVMGWLSTIVCCALPMWRVTAFIGSSIITAQITWEGLWMNCVVQSTGQMQCKVYDSLLALPQDLQAARALIVVAILLAAFGLLVALVGAQCTNCVQDDTAKAKITIVAGVLFLLAALLTLVPVSWSANTIIRDFYNPLVPEAQKREMGAGLYVGWAAAALQLLGGALLCCSCPPREKKYAPAKIVYSAPRSAGPGTSTAYDRKDYV is encoded by the coding sequence ATGTCCATGGGCCTGGAGATCACGGGCACCTCGCTGGCCGTGATGGGCTGGCTGAGCACCATCGTGTGCTGCGCGCTGCCCATGTGGCGCGTGACGGCCTTCATCGGCAGCAGCATCATCACGGCGCAGATCACCTGGGAGGGCCTGTGGATGAACTGCGTGGTGCAGAGCACCGGCCAGATGCAGTGCAAGGTATACGACTCGCTGCTGGCGCTGCCGCAGGACCTGCAGGCGGCCCGCGCCCTCATCGTCGTCGCCATCCTGCTGGCCGCCTTCGGGCTCCTCGTGGCGCTGGTGGGCGCCCAGTGCACCAACTGCGTGCAGGACGACACGGCCAAGGCCAAGATCACCATCGTGGCGGGAGTGCTCTTCCTGCTGGCCGCCTTGCTCACGCTGGTGCCGGTGTCCTGGTCGGCCAACACCATCATCCGGGACTTCTACAACCCCCTGGTGCCGGAGGCGCAGAAGCGTGAGATGGGCGCGGGCCTGTACGTGGGCTGGGCGGCCGCGGCGCTGCAGCTGCTGGGGGGCGCGCTGCTCTGCTGCTCCTGCCCGCCGCGCGAGAAGAAGTACGCGCCCGCCAAGATCGTCTACTCCGCGCCCCGCTCCGCCGGCCCGGGCACTAGCACAGCCTACGACCGCAAGGACTACGTCTGA